A region of Chiloscyllium plagiosum isolate BGI_BamShark_2017 chromosome 37, ASM401019v2, whole genome shotgun sequence DNA encodes the following proteins:
- the LOC122541597 gene encoding syncytin-B-like — translation MWLDWMTATATSMNMRNCVACSSARPTLFTTPAPMFPSTDPAGFYCMIALTMQADPPNCTTLNAIFPPVKNSTLSPVFIPKADNYTCFTRSSHIILGDKPVVWCKDTINVNGWQNASTMIWGRADLFWYCGDRTLHVSLPPDWSGTCAMVRLGLPLFLLGERQQGINPHVRKRRDLFAITSSSTTYIDAIGVPRGVPDEYKLVDQGAAGFENLPIIGALFPITQNKNIDRINYIHYNVLRLANKTRDAVAGLSEQLAATSLMTVQNRMALDMLLAEKGGVCFMFGDQCCMFIPNNTAPDGSVTRALEGLKTLSEEMHEHSGIDNSLGGIFNSWFGKWKGLVVSVFLFLAGMMTALMWCGCCCIPCIRSLYNRVIITAIEGKAPPPYQMAQMETETMALAGREDYASESECDG, via the coding sequence ATGTGGCTGGACTGGATGACAGCTACCGCAACCTCAATGAATATGAGAAATTGCGTCGCATGTTCCTCGGCTAGGCCAACTCTATTTACTACCCCAGCCCCAATGTTCCCTAGTACAGACCCAGCAGGATTTTACTGCATGATTGCACTCACCATGCAGGCAGACCCTCCTAATTGTACCACCCTAAATGCTATTTTTCcacctgtaaagaattccacgttGTCCCCAGTGTTTATCCCTAAGGCCGACAATTACACTTGTTTCACTCGAAGTTCTCACATAATCTTGGGAGACAAGCCTGTTGTATGGTGTAAGGACACGATTAATGTAAACGGCTGGCAGAATGCTAGTACAATGATTTGGGGTAGAGCTGATCTGTTCTGGTACTGTGGTGATAGAACGCTGCACGTTAGTCTACCTCCAGATTGGTCTGGAACCTGTGCAATGGTCAGGCTAGGGTTACCCTTATTCCTATTAGGAGAACGACAACAGGGAATAAATCCACATGTACGAAAACGTAGGGATTTGTTTGCTATCACTTCCAGCTCAACCACTTACATAGATGCAATAGGTGTCCCCCGAGGTGtacctgatgaatataaattAGTAGACCAGGGAGCAGCAGGATTTGAGAATCTCCCAATTATCGGTGCTCTATTCCCAATCACGCAGAATAAAAACATCGACCGAATCAATTATATACATTACAATGTACTCAGGCTAGCCAACAAAACCAGAGACGCGGTGGCAGGACTCTCTGAACAATTAGCAGCGACCTCATTAATGACAGTACAAAATAGAATGGCCTTGGATATGTTGTTAGCAGAAAAGGGGGGAGTGTGCTTTATGTTCGGAGATCAATGTTGTATGTTCATCCCCAATAATACAGCACCTGATGGCTCGGTAACTAGAGCCCTGGAAGGATTAAAAACcttgtctgaagaaatgcatgaacatTCAGGTATTGACAACTCTCTGGGGGGCATTTTCAactcatggtttgggaaatggaaaggattgGTTGTGTCTGTATTTCTGTTCCTCGCTGGTATGATGACTGCGTTAATGTGGTGTGGATGTTGTTGTATCCCCTGTATTAGATCTCTGTATAACAGGGTAATCATCacagcaattgaagggaaggctcccccGCCCTACCAGATGGCACAGATGGAAACGGAAACAATGGCTCTGGCGGGAAGGGAAGACTACGCGTCGGAGAGCGAATGTGATGGATAA